acagagaaaacaCTTACTGTATTTGTTCTATCAACATGTCTGGGTTGTCTTCCCAGTTTTTCATGTTGTCAATAAATATTAGTTTACTAAACAGGAATTTGGTATGTTATTAAatagctgtttgtttgttgttttgtctgtttttttgctCAAACAGAAGTataaaattttttattttatttatttattgtgaaaagCTACATTGAATTCATGCTATTGCCACTTACGTCTTCCATGAAGTTTGAGAAGCCGTAGCCTTCACTGAGTAATTAATTTGCCTTCCAAAGTTAAGTTGGTGCACTTCCAACCTTCCTGGTGGGATTAGCTTTGACTCATTTGTAAATGTGATGGTGTAGCGGTTGAAGCAAAGAAAGCATTTTATAAGCTGGGATTTGTTGTGTATATAAAGTCAGTGAGGAATCCAGAGCTGATGCTCCTTCACAGAATGGGCCAAGCTGCTACCCTCCCCTGTATTGGAGGAAAGTCTTATGTTACAGAGCTGTACGAATGGTTCAGGTAAGATTTTTATTTGGCTTTTAAATTTTCTACAGAGTAAGGGTTGCTGTTGTTATGTGTGTTCAGGTAGAAAAAGCCTTTATGAAACTGAGGAACGAGTaagaaaactgcaaatatttgCCTCTTTCTATTTTACTGTGTGCACTAGTATGGGTTTGTAGAATAATGGCTTTATCCCTGTTTTATTGCTGTAACTACGCACAGCTAATAGCTATATGTGGAGATTTCTTGTCATCCAGATCACGCTTATTCTTCTGCAAAAGTGCTATTTAAACGTCATTGCCACTGAAGAGTAACACTGCTGATTAGCTTTGTTTTACCATGCTGTAGTAGAGTGGTTCAAAGTCATTTGGCCTAATTAACTTAGCACTCTGATCCCAGGGTGTAAACAGCTTTCAAACATGTAATCTCCACAGGCTGAGGATGAGTTGACCTTAATTCTCATTTTGCATGTTATTTTGCAGTGCATGCTTCTACGTTTTACAAATCTCACCCACTGTCCAAGCACACCTTTAGGGGTTTTTCTCTGTATTGCATCAATaacataattttttatttattcttcaatattttaatttgttcttttaataGAAAATTTATTAATGAATGTCCAAGTGGGCTGATCACTCTTCACGAGTTTCAACGGCATTTCTGCAATGGAACAGTGGGCAGTGAGTCTGCGGAGTATGCCGAACAAATATTCCGCACACTGGACAATAATGGGGTAAACAAAACACTCCGGACAACAGCACCATACGCCCTGTTTCTGATGATTCTGGATGCTATACGTTTCTTAcagcattaacattaacaagaaTGATAATTGTCATTCTCCTTCAATGTcctttcttgatttttttttaatcccttaatcagaaaatgttttttttttctttaggatGGGATGGTGGATTTCAGAGAGTATGTCATGGCCATCAGCATGCTTATTGAAGGTTCAGCTGTGGAGAAACTGCGCTGGTCTTTCAAGCTCTAtgacaaagacagagatggagccATTACAAGAGAAGAAATGCTGGAGAtaatgcaggtgtgtgtgtgtgtgtgtgtgggtgtgtgcacgCATCTGCTGTGTCCCACATAGACACTATCCAAAGCAAGTTCCGATTATCTAACATGAGATGACGCCACAGATGTTGCATCTGTCAGTTAAACAGGtgtttatttcctcttttgcaGGCTGTTCATAAAATGAGCGTAGCGACTGCTTTAGCCAAACCCAACCCACTCACAGCTGAAGAATGTACTAACAGGATATTTCTGCGATTAGATAAAGACAATAATGGTGAGAAAAAGATTTTTCCCTTTCTGCTTGAAATT
This DNA window, taken from Anabas testudineus chromosome 6, fAnaTes1.2, whole genome shotgun sequence, encodes the following:
- the si:ch211-245j22.3 gene encoding EF-hand domain-containing protein, producing the protein MGQAATLPCIGGKSYVTELYEWFRKFINECPSGLITLHEFQRHFCNGTVGSESAEYAEQIFRTLDNNGDGMVDFREYVMAISMLIEGSAVEKLRWSFKLYDKDRDGAITREEMLEIMQAVHKMSVATALAKPNPLTAEECTNRIFLRLDKDNNAVISLEEFIEGALDDDWIREMLECDPRTVKVERPLRRDTALGTHG